The Stenotrophomonas rhizophila genome has a window encoding:
- a CDS encoding oxygenase MpaB family protein encodes MPNPTPVRLADINIESYIFFGAGAAVAWQLAYPGVGRGVARHSQTLRRPFSRLRATMSYIYAVSLGTDEDRATIARHVNRAHVPVQGEGYSAFDRDLQLWVAATLYRGGLEMYELFVGPVPESSREPLYQEAWAFGRTLQVADEQWPPTADAFDAWWESRQLELRVDEEVRAYLHAVLENGAPWYLRPALPLQAFVTRAMLPPHLRQMFALPWTPADEKRWQRFRRWAPRLYWLQPRWLRHLPARYFLRKLR; translated from the coding sequence ATGCCGAATCCCACACCTGTCCGCCTGGCCGATATCAACATCGAGTCCTACATCTTCTTCGGTGCAGGCGCGGCGGTCGCGTGGCAGCTTGCCTACCCCGGCGTGGGGCGCGGCGTGGCCCGCCACAGTCAGACATTGAGACGGCCGTTCTCAAGGCTGCGGGCCACCATGAGCTACATCTACGCGGTGTCGCTGGGTACGGACGAGGACCGGGCCACCATCGCCCGCCATGTCAATCGCGCGCATGTGCCCGTGCAGGGCGAGGGCTACAGCGCATTTGATCGCGACCTGCAGTTGTGGGTCGCGGCAACGCTGTACCGCGGCGGGCTGGAGATGTACGAACTGTTCGTTGGCCCGGTTCCTGAAAGCAGCCGCGAACCGTTGTATCAAGAGGCGTGGGCCTTCGGTCGCACGCTGCAGGTGGCAGACGAGCAGTGGCCGCCCACGGCCGATGCCTTCGATGCGTGGTGGGAGAGCCGTCAGCTGGAGCTGCGCGTGGACGAGGAAGTGCGCGCCTATCTGCATGCCGTGCTGGAAAACGGAGCCCCGTGGTACCTGCGCCCAGCGCTGCCGCTGCAGGCGTTCGTGACGCGGGCGATGTTGCCACCGCACCTGAGACAGATGTTCGCATTGCCATGGACGCCGGCAGACGAGAAGCGCTGGCAGCGCTTTCGTCGTTGGGCACCGCGTCTGTATTGGCTGCAGCCGCGCTGGCTGCGGCATCTGCCGGCGCGGTACTTCCTGCGAAAGCTCCGGTAG
- a CDS encoding MBL fold metallo-hydrolase, with protein MFTLENTVAPPPPALDELVPSRYALKVGDIDVLVVSDGVLPLPTQMLGHNVSAAERAPWFKEMYLPPDALDWALNVMVVRSGDRNILIDAGLGMDPDLNLPRAGQLIRRLGASGINLGEITDVVITHLHMDHIGGLLVDGVKEQLHPELRIHVAAAEVEFWKAPDFTRTNMPPGFPDALRATATHFLAEYGSYVRTFDEVHEIAPGVTAHRTGGHTPGHSVVRLNSNGEALTFAGDAIFAVGFEQPNWHNGFEHDPEGAAQVRITLLNELAGTGEMLVATHLPFPSVGRVSADGDVFRWVPVFWDF; from the coding sequence ATGTTCACCCTGGAAAACACCGTAGCCCCGCCCCCGCCCGCGCTCGACGAACTGGTTCCCTCACGGTACGCGCTCAAGGTGGGCGATATCGACGTGCTGGTGGTCAGCGATGGCGTGCTGCCGTTGCCCACCCAGATGCTCGGCCACAACGTCTCCGCCGCCGAGCGCGCGCCGTGGTTCAAAGAGATGTACCTGCCGCCGGATGCGCTGGACTGGGCGTTGAACGTGATGGTGGTGCGCAGCGGGGACCGCAACATCCTGATCGACGCCGGTCTGGGCATGGACCCCGACCTGAACCTGCCGCGCGCCGGCCAGCTGATCCGCCGCCTGGGCGCCTCGGGTATCAACCTTGGCGAGATCACCGACGTGGTGATCACCCACCTGCACATGGACCACATCGGTGGCCTGCTGGTGGATGGCGTAAAGGAACAACTGCACCCGGAGCTGCGCATCCATGTGGCCGCCGCCGAAGTGGAGTTCTGGAAGGCGCCCGATTTCACCCGCACCAACATGCCGCCAGGCTTCCCGGATGCGCTGCGCGCCACCGCTACCCACTTCCTGGCCGAGTACGGCAGCTACGTGCGCACCTTTGACGAGGTGCACGAGATTGCGCCGGGCGTCACCGCGCACCGCACCGGCGGCCACACGCCTGGCCACAGCGTGGTGCGCCTGAACTCGAATGGCGAGGCACTGACCTTTGCCGGTGACGCCATTTTCGCAGTGGGCTTCGAGCAGCCGAACTGGCACAACGGGTTCGAACACGATCCAGAAGGCGCCGCGCAGGTGCGCATCACCCTGCTCAATGAACTGGCCGGCACCGGCGAGATGCTGGTGGCCACCCACCTGCCGTTCCCGTCGG